Genomic window (Poecile atricapillus isolate bPoeAtr1 chromosome 10, bPoeAtr1.hap1, whole genome shotgun sequence):
AGACAGGCACGGCATGGCCAGGTACTGTCCCCATGAGAATCCCCGTCCTCCACAGCCCAAACCCAGGCACCTACAGGAGTAGATGGGGCTCTGGCAGCTGGGGCCTGACCAGCCTGGGGGGCAGAGGCACGTGTAGCTCTGGTTGCCATCCACGCAGGTCCCGCTGTTGGCACACGGGTTGCTGGAGCAGTCATCAATACCTAGGGAGAAGGAGCTCGTGAGCATCAGCTGCACAAATGCATCCTTGCCCAACTCTGGTGCCTGTTGCTGCAACCTCTGGGCAGAGCAATGCCACCCCACAGCTCAGGGTGACAGAGGAGCCCCTCGGAAGGGCAGAGCAAGGCACCCCAGTCCCACTCCACTTACTTCTGCAGAAAGGTTGGGTGCCACTCCACGTGCGGTTGTGCCGGCACACGCGCGTCTCCGAGCCCACCAGCCGGAAGCCGGTGTCGCAGACAAAGTGAACCTCGTGGCCCACCCGCAGGCTCCGGCCCAGCATCCGTCCATTCAGGGGCACTGCCAGCTGTGGACACATCTCTGTGGACAGACAGACGTCAGTGGGGATGGACATTGCCAGCCTGGAGCCAACCCCAGCCtgacagggagctggggggtcCTTTGCCCAGGCTGTTTGTGTGGCTCCAGGGATCAGAGCTGGCCCCGTGGGGATGTCACCCATGGTGGTGACCAGCCAGGATTACCATTGTATTTGGTGGCTGGTCTCTGGAGGCGGCTCTGGAGGATGGAAAGCTGGTGCCGGAGCCCGCGTGTGCCCTGCAGGTGGGCAGTCTCctgtgccaccagcagcttctgcATTTGCTGCACCACGCTGAGTGCCTGCTGCCGGTTCAGGCATTCTTGGGGGATTATGGGGACACCCCAATCACTGCTGGGTTCCCCTGCCACTCTGCCACAGCCTGGGAGGACCCTTCCAAGCAGGCAGTATCTTGGGGGTTGGTTTGGATCTCCTGTCCTGGACAGAGCCCCTTCCCATCCTGGCTGGGGTCTGACCATGGCTCCGTGTCGGCTTCAGCCTCAGCCCCCACCTCCTGGTCCTGCTCTGGCACATGGATGCTGTGGAGAAGCTGCATGCCCTGTGCCCATTTAACATCATTTCACTGCTGCAGGGGAAAAGCCCCATAACCAGCCCCCTGGCCCTGGCAGCTCCACaggtgctgtggctgtgctgtacCCCCACTCTGGGCTGGTGTCAGGTGCTGGGGTGTGAGAGGTGGATGCTGAGCAGCCCTCagagggctgctgtggggctggagaggagggaaagcagATCCTTACCTGGGAACTGCCAAGGGGCAGCTGCAGGATGCCCAGAGCcagccaggctggcagtggGATGAGGAGCATCACGCTGGGGCTGACTACAGGGGCAAGACGCTGACGGTCCGTTGCTGCTCACAGCCGTGTTCTGCGCTCACTGGGATTtatctgcagcctgtgcccatgtgtttgttggtttttcccTTGCCTGAGGCCGAGCTGTAGGAAAGTTTCCCCTTGGCACTGACTCTagcctctcccttcccttccgTTCCTTTCCCTCTGCACATCAGAGGCTTTGGGGCCTTTCATGTCCCAGATATTGGGGCCAGGCGGTGGCTGTCACGGCACTTACGGTGGTACCCGGTGGGTGGTACCCGGTGGTACCCAGCGGTGCTGGGCTCACCACACGGCCAGTCCTGGCTCTGGGGCTCCCCGGCATGCAGAGATGCAGGATGAGGCTAATCCCATGCACTAGCTAAGCCTGGGAAAGTCTCCTGGGAGAAAAGATGACTTTGGGGCTTGTGCGGGTGTTCTGCTctctggtggggctggggctgctgggaggGGTAGCTCAGGAATGCTGTGGACTCACTGGACTCGGCACAGCTTTGCTGGGGtgagctcagccctggctgAAGTTCAGGAGGGAACTccagggtgctgctgcagcatggAGCTGGGGTGCTGTTGGTATTATGGTCCACATTAACATAAGGGTCAGGGTTAATGTTAGAGTCAGCATTAGGGCTAGGGATGAGGTTAGGATTAGGGTTAGGATTAGAGTTAAGGTTAACATTAGTGTTAGGTTCGGTGTTAGCATTTGGTTTAATGATTTGATTAGCATTAAAGTAATTGTTAGGGCTAAAGTTAGGTTTCTTGTTAGGGTTAATGCTAGTGTTAGTATCAGTGCCAAAGGTTCAGATCCATATTAGTAGGAGGGTTTGTGTGAGAGTTGAGGTTGGCATCAGCATTAGTGCCAGGGTTCAGGCCAGGGTCAGGTTTAGACTCGGGCTGAGAGAACTGAAGCATTCAGAGCTGGGTTTATGGTGAcacccagctcagccctgacAGCTGGTGGGTAGgatgctcccagtccctcccaccTGTGGCATTTCAGACTCCTGAGCAGGGATGCCCACATCTAtgccctgtgccaggggagcaCCTGGCATAGGTTCTGGGacccctgtgctggggcagagctcTCATGGTGCAGTTgagctccctgagcagcctgggctgtgggACCCCTGCTTGACTCCAGGTGGCTGCCGAGACTCGGCCCCCCTTGGGCCCAGTATCTCTCCCGCCGCCGGCCCCCCGGCTCTCACATCCTCCCACCCTGTAACCACGCTGCCCAGCTCTCCGGAGCGGGTATTTGGCTTCACGCCCGCAGCGGTGTGTGTTACCTCCCCGGCATGTTTAATTCATGGGGCAGGAGAAAGGCTGGCAGCAGGGGCccccctgctgccccagcccctcggCTTCCAGTCTCCCAGTGTCCCAAAGTGGGTGCGCCGCTTGCGACCCCTGCTCACACTGCCTCCACACCCCGACCCCGGCTcggcggcggggctggggcagagcacgGAGGGCTGACCCCACTGCGGGACATCCCGGCGGGGCTGCAGCCCGGGGCCCCGGGAGTTGTCTGCCACATTCGCTCCAGCGAGCAACTGTTTTGACAGAGCTATTACTCACCCGTCAAGCTTTTGTTCCCGCTGCCCAGCGGTGCCTGTCTGGAGTCCTGAATAGGATCAAATCCTGCAaccagacacacacacacgcacgcAGGAGAGCGCGGCCGAGCTGGccccagagccagagctgctgcgGGGTGGCTCGGCTGCCCCAGTCCTCCCTCCGGAGCTTGGGGGTCCGCTCCCCCATCCCAGGACCTACATGAAGCtcttgctcctgctgctttgcaGCCTCCTGGTGTGGAGGGTGGGTGAGACGAGGTCGGATGCTTCAGAAAAGTTGTCCCCGCTGGCTCCGGGAGGTAACTGATAGAGGGGCTGCCTCTCcggcagcagggctgtgaggcAGCTGGTTTGGGGCGTGGATGCACCCTGAGCACCGTCCCCTTGGGCCAGACCAGATGTGCGGGGAACCGGGTGGGTGACGGGCACCCAGGGATGGCGGTGAGGGGCTTGGTGGGTGATGGGGGCTGAGGATGGAAtggggctgggagaaggggCATGGACTTGGTGACGGGATGGAGTTGGGCGGCTCTGGGGCTGGTGTTTCAAGGGAACCAAGGTGTCTCTGGGGCTGGTAATGGGATGGAGCTAGTGatggaatggggctgggggtcctgcAGCTGGTGATGGGGGTTAGTGATAGGTCTTGCCCAGTGGGGTCTGGATCCCGGCAGGACACAGGCAGGGGGGCAGAGAGGGTACATTCCTGGCAGTCTCAGCCCACCCGTGTGAGACGGGGGCCCAGCGGGCTGTCCCCCCCTCCCTCGGCCTCTTGCCCCTTTTGTGCTCCCAGCCCAAAAgctctttcttctctcccctCAAGTCTCCATGGAGACCCGGGTGCCTTCCCGGTATCCCCGGCTGCGGGCGGACCCTTCAGGGGGAATTCCCACGGTCCTCTGAGGGGATCGGCCACAGACAGGGATACAGGGAGGGCACCTGTACCCCTCAGCCCCCTATCCCCTGCTGtcctccccagctctcagcaCGAAGGAGACCTTCCTGGTGCTCTCACTGCACAACAAGTTGAGGAGCAAAGTGCAGCCTCCTGCTGCCAACATGCAGAAGCTGGTGAGCCCCCTTGAAGGTCCCATGTCCCCCACCTTCGATGTCACATCCGCCTTCCACCCcatgcccagggaggaggaCAGCCCATGTGCAGTAGTGCAGCAGTTTGCTAACACTCTAATGAAGCAGAAGAGCTGGCTGGTGTGGGGCCCCTGGGGAAGAGCATGccactggcactgccacatccaGGGCACACCAAAAGCAGTGCTGATCCCTTGAGGTGCCTTTTGGGATCTCCCATGTCCCTCTGGTACCTCCTAATCACctcacacctgcacacaccaaGGACACAGCAGGACTGGTTCTTTGGAGCTCTTTATGGCATTCCCCATTCCACGTGATGGTCCTTGATATTCCCCAAGCACCTCACATCTGAACACACCAAAGCAGGGCTGGTCCCTCCGTGTGTCTCCCATGTCCTGTGGTGGCCCCCAACGTCCCTCCATCACCCCCCAGCTGCCTACACCAGGGCAGGACTGGTCCCCAGGGCTCCCTTGCAGCATCACCCATTGTCGACCCTCTGATATCCCTCAGTCACCTCCTGGACTGAGCATCTTGGTGGTCCCCACACACCCTTGGGCGGTTCCCTGGGTGGCTCATGCTCATTCCTGCAGGAGTGGAGCGAGGAGCTGGGGCAGTTGGCAGGGGCACGAGCAGCCAGCTGCCTGGAGGGCCCCGCTCCACCACCAGCcccacagctgggctggagcgAGGTCCTGCTGCCGGCGGGAGCCGGAGGCTTCGGGGCCGTGCTGGAGCTCTGGTTTGCTGAGGGACAGCGCTACGACTACAGGACGGGGCGCTGCAGCAGCAATGCCACCTGCAGCCATTACACACAGGTGGGCACCGGGGGCACGGGGGCTGCAGGGCTCCAGGACCCCAGTGACAAACGCTCTCCCACAGCTGGTGTGGGCCAcagcagggcagctgggctgcGGCCGGCACCGCTGCCCCGGCCCCCATGGCCCCAGCGAGGCCTTCGCCTGCGCCTACTCGCCGGGGTAAGGGGCTGCAGGGTGGGGCTGGGGCGTGGTGGTTGGGGCTGCGAGGGTGGGGCTTGGCGTGAATGGGTGGGGCTTGGAGATGTGAGTGGGGTCTCAAGCAGGTGTGTCCAGGTAGGGACATGGGTTTACCTATGGGATgtgtggcaggggagggggcAGAGAGCTTGTCCTGGTGGCAGGTGGGACTGTGCACTGAAGTGGGTGGGGCTTGGAAATGCAAATTGGGCTATGTTTTGGAAGCAGGAGGGTGTGGATGTTCTGGGCGGGGTTGTGTGTTGAAGTGGGCGGGGCTGAGTGCTGTGGACAGAGATGCAAGtgggtggggctggggaatgAAGGCAGGGCGGTGATGTAGAAATGGGTGTGGCTTTGCAATGTGGGTGTGGGCTTGCCCCAGAAAGGGGTGTGGCTTTCCCGGGTGGGTGGGGCATCTTCCTCCAGCTGCCTGTGGGGCCAGGGGCAACTGGGAGGTGGCCGGGATGCCCATCCTGCCCTACAAGCAGGGACCCTGGTGCTCCCTCTGCACCGCTGGCCTCTCCGGCTGCTTCAAGTCCTGGGACCACAGCGGCGGGCTCTGCGGTGAGTCTCCCCTGTCACCATGGCCTCTGCATGACTCTGGTGCTGCTGTCTCCACCCCTGATGTCCTCACTGTCCCTCTGGTGTTTCCAGAGGTGCCCAGGAACCCCTGTCGCATGAGCTGCAGGAACAGTGGGCACCTCGACATGAGCAGCTGCCAGTGCACCTGTCCCCCCGGCTACACGGGCAGGTACTGCCAAGGTGAGAGGGCACCGTGCAGCCTCAAGAGGCTTGTGcgtggctgctgcagggcatgCAGGTGCAAGGCATGCACGGGCACAGCCGGtgcagtgtgggcagcacagccaggggcAGGGACTGCCCAGCCCCCTGGCAGCTAATGCAGTGCTGTGCCCACAGTGAGGTGCAGCGGGCAGTGCCTCCACGGAAGGTTCAGGAAGGAGGAGTGCTCCTGCCTCTGCGACGCGGGCTATGGTGGAGCTGAGTGCGGCAGTGAGTCTGCGCCCACCTGCACTGCTGTGGGGTGGCATCAGGGATCCACAGGCAGGGGACCCCAAAGTGGGGCAAAAGGTCCTCTGTGGGCCCATCTCTGTTGCCACAAGGacccacctgctcctgcctgtgtcTCCAGCAAAGATCCATTTCCCCTTCCATGCCTGTGACGTGCGGATAGACAGCGACTGCTTCATGGTGTCCCCCGAAGCCGACACCTACTATGGAGCCAAAATTAAATGCCAGGTAAGCTCCTGGGGTGCTCCAAACATCTCTGTGCATCTGAAAAGTGCCACCCATCCTTGCAGCCCCCCTGGGGCATCTCCTCTgcctggagcagtgctgggccaTGCAGGTGGGGCAGACTCACTCCCTTCCCCATAGGAGAAAGGAGCGATGCTGGCCCAGATAAGAAGCCAGAAGGTTCAGGACATCCTGGCTTTCTACCTCAGCCGCTTGGAGATGGGTAACAGGGTGACAGACACTGATTTTGAGACTGGAAACTTCTGGATTGGTGAgagacagcagcaggcaggtTGCAGAGTATCCAAGGTGCTGGCAGACGTGCCAACCCACCTCCTGCTTCCCCAGGTCTCACCTACAAGACATCCAAGTCTTCCTTCCGCTGGGATGTGGGTGAGCCATCCTCATTCACCAGCTTCGCTTTTGGGCAGCCAGACAACCAGGGGTAAGTGGATCTAGAGTACACCAAACTCTGCATGGTGTCACTGCTGACTGGCTTCACCACCATCCTGGTGGGACACAGGTTTGGGAACTGTGTGGAGATGCAAGCATCAGCTGCCTTCAACTGGAACGACCAGCGCTGCAAGACCCGAAACCGGTACATCTGCCAGTTCGGTGAGTGAGCGGCTGGGAGCCCCCCTGTGCTGTCCCGGGTGTGCTGGGCCCTGGAGGTGCCaaccctcagctctgctgggtcGGTGCCTTgttgccagccctgcccagacctCTGTGTCTCTCCTGGGTGGGAGGCACTGACTCTACTCATGCCGTTGCAGCCCAGGAACACATTGCCTTGTGGCAGCGGGACCCCTGAGCTGGTAGCCCTGGGAACTGGCCAGCGCTGGCTGCTGTGCTGAACCTGTGGCTCAGGAGAACCCTGGTGCTGTGCCAAGCCCGGACCATGGCTCAGGAGGATATCTCCACAGCTCACTTGTGCAGGGAATGAGGGGCTGAGAGGACCCATGGCACTGCGACCTGGCAAGAAGGGGTGTGCTGTACATGACCATCCCTGAAACAGCATCTTCTTCTGCCCCTCATCTTCCTCTGTCACTATCACTCTGCAACACTCTAGGCAGGAGATGTCCCTTGCAACAGCCAGGCACAAAAGCATCCTTCTCCAAAATTGgcagctgggctgtgtctgGACGGTAATCTCAGTGTGATGAGGGGCCACCGGGGCTCTTTGGGGGTGCAGACCTTGGCACAGCTCAGGATGAGGACTGGGCTCGGCTCTGAGCCATCATCCTGACCTGGGTGAGAATGCCCCAGACTGGTGGGTTTCTCACCATCACCTCGTCCTTCATCATCTGCCCGCTCATTAATAAAGACCCTCTCTCCCTTGGGAAGAGCAGTTtgtctctttttcctcctctaagCCCACCAGACTCCCTAGCCACAGCCCACATCCTGCCTGCACTGGGTGCAACCTCCAGTTTCATCTCTTGGGTGGGTGCTGGGGTTGCAGAAGCCAAGGCCATCCTTGGCTGAACTCTTCAGTACATGGGGTTGTCTTGGAGGGATGGTGTTAGCCAAGAGCTGCTTCTTCCAGCCTCAGGATGGCCTCAAGTCACAGCACCCCATGTGCTGGGTGCAAGCCTGTGCCCCCGGCACTGGTGGGTGTCGGTGGGTGCTTCTGGAGGTGATGTGCCACTGCCCTCCTCCTTTCATAACAGCCCACTCCAGTGCTGGTGTGGGGTGTGGGAATGGAAATGTCTTCAGCCAGGGTGTTTTATAGTCTGTTGGTTGTGCACTGTCTCAGCCAAGGGAAGGCACCATCCACATCACTGGGCTGGGCTTGGGGCCCCGGGCAAGCTGGGCAAACCCAGGGTGAAATGAGCcggcagccaggagggcaagGTCCAGCAGGTGGGAGGTGGTGGGAGGATGAAGGTGGAAAGGAGCCCAGAGAGGATGAGGGTGAGGCTGGAGATCCCCAGCGCAGAATCCAGCAAGTGAggcaggaggatggagctggaagGACCCCGGGGAAGATGAGGCTGAGGATGGAGATCCCGAGAGAAGGGTCCAGCAGGTGGGGCGGGAGAATGAAGCTggaaggatgaggatgagggtgAGGATGGAGATCCCTAGGGCGGGGTGCGGCAagtgggaaggggagggaggatggagctggagggAGCCCAGGGAAGATGAGGGTGAGGCTGGCGATCCCCGGGGGAGGGTGATCCCGGTCCCCGCGGTGCCGGCAGTGGTGCGGCCCGCGGTCCCCCCGGCCGGCGGTGGTAGCGACCGGTGGCAGCGCGCTCGGTCGGGCTCGGGACCGGAgcggggcaggagcggggccggagcggggcaggagcggggccaTGACGCTCTTCGGCAGCGGGGACCCGGGCTGGAGATGTGAGTACCGACCGCATCCGGCCCTCCACCCTCCCCGAGTGCCCCTTCCCCCGCGGGATCGGCTCTCCTTTCGCACCCCTGTTCCGGGAGGTGCTCCGGCACTGGGATGCTCGAGCGGCACCGGCAGCTCTGACCGAGGCGAGGGTGTTCCCCTGCAGCCTTCCAGTGCCTCTAAGGCTCCCCACCTCGGGCACGGCACCCTCCGGAGTGCCCACCACAGCCGTACCAGTCCCTCCCCGGGGCTGGATGGCCTTCCAATACTCGGGATGCCGGGTCCTTCCCATGCCATCAcccctgggacagggatgtcctCCCGCAACAGGGTTGTCCCCATGCCGTTACCCCTCCACATCATTAGCCCCAGGACTGGAATATCCTCTCAGTACTGGAATACCCTATGCCATTCTCTCCTAGGATAGGGATTCCTCACAGCACGGGGATGTCCCCATACCATTCCCTCCTAGAGCAGGGATTTCTTCTACTTCTGGGATGTCCCCAAGCCATTAATGCCAGGTCAGGCATGTACTGTCAATACTGGGATGCCCCTTTGCTAATACCCTCCCAGGACAGGAACATCCTTCAAGTACTGGGATGTCCCTCCTTGCATTATTCCCCCATACCATTACTCCATCAGGACAGGAATATTCTACCACTACCCTTCTGTTActggggaggcagggagggagcccAGACACTGGGAACAGCTGGTCACACCTACTGTGGCCAAGATTGAGTGTGCAAGAAGGAGCCCTCAACTGTCTCCTCACCCCAGTGGCCACAGAGGTTAAGGAGTGTCCCAAAATTAAGTACACGGCGATATTCACAAACCATACCATCAGTGCCTCTCAAATGCATATGCAGAAAATAGATTCAAGCTGGCTTTTATATGGATATTGGCTGTGAAATCCTAAAGGAGGGATGAAGAGCGTCACTGGGGAGGAGTGATGTGGCATTGCTGAGCTGTGCGTCCAGAGGCATTTCCACCCCACATATCATCACACGAGTCTCAGCAGCCTTTGGGAAGATGAAGCAGCTGGACACAGGGtttttcccatccctggaatccAGCTGCACTCACAGGAATCCTGCTGGCCTGGATATTCCTCAAAAATAATCCAATCACCCGTCAGGTGTGATAGCAAAGGTGGATTCACCACAGTGATGGGAAATGTCTCAGCAGGTTAATTGTGCATCAGAAGTGCTTTCTGCCACCCTAATTGGAGTCTGCCTAGCTTTGGGTCCTTGGGATGGGGCACCTGTCAGAAGGGATAGCTGGAGCTGCTACATTTCTGGAACTACTCTCTGCTGCTCACGTCCTTCCCAAAGACTTAAATCTAGAGAGATCTTCCACCCCCCTGCTCGTCCTGTGGATGCTCTGCAGTGGGACATCTCCAGCCAGGAGAGAAGTCTGGCTGGGAAGCTGGTTCCAGAGATGTGTCTGTGTGGGGTAGGATATTTGCATCCCCTTTTCTTTCCACTTCTcattcctttcctctcccctcAGATTTGGATATGTCCAGGGAGTCCaagctgagccgggccaggctgggccagaagcgtcagcacagcagcagcctgaacCAGTGAGTGCCTGTGTGGGGCAGGGGTGCACTGGGGGCTGGGGACTGTCCCACACctggctcctcttcctcccctgctctcTGTCACTCACCTCTGCCTATTCCAGCTGGGAGGACATAGGGTAGGGACATCCCTGCCTCATCCCAACGGGGCTCTTGGAGCATCACCTGCTGCCAGATGGCACAGGTGCATTTGGAGTCCTCACCAGGCTCCTTCTGGTGTGTGGGCTGTGAGGATTCCCCTTCCCCATCTGAAGGCAGTGGGAGAACAAGCAGAGCCCTGTGATCTCCACACCTGCTACAGTGTTGCCCCCCAGTAATGGCTTCACACTGTCAGGGGATAAGTTTAGGTTGGACATaag
Coding sequences:
- the LOC131582774 gene encoding C-type lectin domain family 18 member A-like, producing MKLLLLLLCSLLVWRVGETRSDASEKLSPLAPGALSTKETFLVLSLHNKLRSKVQPPAANMQKLEWSEELGQLAGARAASCLEGPAPPPAPQLGWSEVLLPAGAGGFGAVLELWFAEGQRYDYRTGRCSSNATCSHYTQLVWATAGQLGCGRHRCPGPHGPSEAFACAYSPGGNWEVAGMPILPYKQGPWCSLCTAGLSGCFKSWDHSGGLCEVPRNPCRMSCRNSGHLDMSSCQCTCPPGYTGRYCQVRCSGQCLHGRFRKEECSCLCDAGYGGAECGTKIHFPFHACDVRIDSDCFMVSPEADTYYGAKIKCQEKGAMLAQIRSQKVQDILAFYLSRLEMGNRVTDTDFETGNFWIGLTYKTSKSSFRWDVGEPSSFTSFAFGQPDNQGFGNCVEMQASAAFNWNDQRCKTRNRYICQFAQEHIALWQRDP